The Brevibacterium atlanticum genome segment GCGCCGAGGTCGAGGTGGACGCGCAGGTTCGTGCCCGGCTCGTCGAATTCGCGGATCCAGCCGAGATCGTCCCGCAGCGCCACTTCGACGATGTCGTTGCAGATCTGCCGCTTGCCCGTCACGGTCATGAACCGCGGGGTGCGGGCGACCTTGATCAATTCGCGCGGGGCCGGACCCTCGACGGTGATCTCGTCGCCGACGGAGACGTCGCCGGTGTCGAGGATCTGCCCGTAGATCCCGCAGTGCAGGTGCCCACAGGCGGAGTTGAGCACGCGGGGGACGTTGACGTCGACATCGGCGGTGCTCGGATTGACGGTCGTCGCCGGGCAGCGTTCGATCGTCGAGCGGATCGCGAGCCTCACCCCGCCGAGGCGGACGACCTGGCCGATGAGCGCGAACTCTTCGAAGGGTTCGAGTCCCTCGACGAGGACGTTCCCGCGGAAGCGGAGGGGGTCGAGGTCGGTGCGGCCGTGCGCAGCAAGGCCGAGGGCTGCGGTGCCGGTGGGGCCTGTCGGTGCGCCGGCGGGGTCGGCCGAGTTGCTGGCGAGACCGAGGGCAGCGCGCCCCTCGTCGGTGTCGGCGATCGCGGCGACTGTGGCCGGGTTGATGATCGAGATCCCCGATTTCCGCGAGTCGAACATCCCCTGGTCCGCGACCGCCAGCGCCCGCGGGAAATCACCCTGAGGGGGTATGCGAGCGGAAAGGAATTCCGCCGAGGTGGCCCTGCCCTCCCGGTCGTCCGTAGCGAAGGTCGTCGACTCCCCATGCGGATCGGTCAGCGTCACGGTCACGGCTTCGGGCTCGACCGCCTCGGCGAGAGACACAGACACGCGCCATCTCTGCAGCTCGGTGTCGTTCTTCAGCACCGTGAAAGCGGAGTAGGAATGCCAGGTGTCATCGGGGATGTCGAGGCTGCCGTTCGTGAACGCGGCGACGCGGTCACCGCGGATCCCACGGCCCTTGACGACGCGGGCCGCGGTGAGCTCCTCGGCGGGGAATCCCTTGACCGGGAAGCGGAACAGGCTGGCAACACGCATACCTCCGATTGTAGGAGCCGACGCGCACGCGGGGGCCATGGTGAGACCAAACGCACAGCCGCCTCGGCGGAGGGCGCTCTTGATTCATACCCTATAGGGGTATACGGTGTGTGCATGACTGAGCATCATGGATATACCCCGCAGAAGGACGCTCTCGCGCGGAGGATGAAGCGGATCGAAGGTCAGGTCCGCGGCATCGGGAAGATGATCGATGACGACAAGTACTGCATCGACATCCTCACCCAGATCTCCGCCGCGACAGCCGCGCTGCACGCGGTCTCCATCAACCTCCTTGAAGAGCACATCGCTCACTGCGTGGTCGACGCCGCCTCATCCGGCGACGACGAAGCCGCGCGGAAGAAGATCGAGGAGGCATCAGCCGCCATCGCCCGACTCGTCAAGAGCTGAGCCGGCAGAAGCTGACTCCGCTGGGACTCAAGCTGAATCCTCAGAGTTCGGGCACCTCATCGCTGATAGGAGAATCTGATGACCACCACAACCATCACCGTTTCGGGTATGACCTGCGGACACTGCGAAGCCGCGGTCAAGGAGGAGCTCGGCGCGCTGGGCGGCGTCACCGACGTCGCCGTCGATCTCAACCCCGGGGGCGAGTCCCCGGTGACGATCACCTCGGCGGCCGGACTCGATGATGCGGCGATCCGTGCCGCCGTCGACGAGGCCGGCTACGAGGTGAAGTGATGTCGCGCGAGGTCGATCTCGACATCACGGGAATGACCTGCGCGTCCTGCTCGGCGCGGATCGAGAAGAAGCTCTCCCGGCTCGACGGCGTCACCGCTGAGGTCAACCTGCCGCTCGAGACCGCGCACGTGGTCATCGACTCCGATCTGGGCGACGACGACATCACGGCGACCGTCGCGAAGGCCGGATACGGGGCGACGGTGCGGGAGCGTTCCGGAGCCGGCGGCGGGGGAGTTTCGGGCGGATCCGACGGTTCGGGCAGTGCGAGTGGTTCGGATGATTCCGGCGGTTCGGGTGGCTCCGGGCCGGAGGTCGTCGACTACGATCCCCGCCACCTGCGTCCTCGCTTCGTCGGTTCGCTCATCCTGGCCGTGCCGATCGTGGCGATCTCCATGGTCATGAGCTGGCACTTCGCCGGCTGGCAGTGGGTCGCCGCCGTCCTCGCCCTACCCGTCGTCACGTGGGGCGCCTGGCCGTTCCACACGGCGGCGTTCAAGGCCGCGCGCGGCGGATCGACGACGATGGACACCCTGGTCAGCGTCGGCATCATCGTCGCCAGCGGCTACTCCTATGTCACACTCGGCCGTGCGCTGGCCGAGGGCTACGGCTGGAACGTGCCCGAGCACTTTCACGTGTGGTTCGAAGCCGCCGCGGCGATCACGGTGTTCCTGCTCATCGGCAAGCTCACCGAGGACCGCGCGACGACCCGGGCGACGGCCGCTCTCAAGGCGCTGCTCGACCTCGGTGCGAAGTCCGCTACGGTGCTGCGCGACGGCGACACCCGCACCGAGGTGGAGGTGCCGATCGACCGGCTTCGCGTCGGGGATGTCTTCCTCGTCCGACCCGGCGAGAAGATCGCCACCGACGGGGACGTGCTGACCGGACATTCGGCCGTCGACGAATCGATGCTCACCGGCGAATCCGTGCCCGTCGAGGTCGCTCCGGGCGACAGCGTCACCGGCGCCACGATCAACACCTCGGGAGTCCTCGAGGTCCGGGCCACACGGGTGGGTGCGGACACGACGCTGGCAGCCATGGCCGACCTCGTCAGCCGCGCCCAGACCGGGAAGCCGGCGGTGCAGCGTCTGGCCGATCGGATCTCTGCCGTGTTCGTGCCGATCGTCTTCGGCATCGCCGTGCTCACCCTGCTGATCTGGGGGCTGGCCACCGGCGAGTGGGCGATGGGTCTGCATGCCGCACTCACGGTGCTCATCATCGCCTGCCCGTGTGCGCTGGGGCTGGCGACGCCGACCGCGCGGGCCGTGTCCTCGGGGCGCGGGTCGCAGTTGGGCATCCTCGTCTCCGGGCCGGAGGCGCTGGAGTCGACACGGTCGATCGACACCGTCGTGCTCGACAAGACCGGGACCCTGACCACCGGTGTCATGAGCCTGACCGGAACCGAACTATCGGCTCGGGACTTCGCGACGCTGGCGCAGCTGGAATCCCGCAGCGAGCATCCCATCGCCCGCGCGATCGTCGATGCGGCACCCGTTGATCTCGGTGCGGGGGCGGATCTCGTTGCGTCGGCGGGTCTCGGTACGGGGGAGCCGGATGATCCGGTACGTTACGATGCATCGGATCCGGCCGCCTCGGCGACGGCCTCCGAATCGTCGGCTCTTCCCTCGTCGGAGGGCATCTCTCTCACCGACTTCGAGAACATCCCCGGCGGCGGACTGCGTGCGACGATCGACGGCGCCGAGGTGCTCGCCGGTCGTCCGGACCTGCTGCGCGAGCGCGGCATCACGGTCGACTGCGCGACTGAGTCGGTTCCGCGCGGAGCCACGATCATCGCGCTGGCGATCGACGGAGAGTTCCGGGGGCTCAGCTTCGTCGCCGACGAGGCCAGACCGTCCGGGGCAGACGCCATCGCCGAGCTGCATTCACTCGGCCTCGACACGGTCCTGCTGACCGGAGACAACGCCCAAGCCGCCGAGGTGGTAGCCGAGTCACTCGGCATCGACGAGGTGCGTGCCGACGTCCGTCCTGACGGCAAGGTGTCCGCGATCGCCGAGCTCCAGCAGCGCGGTCGGGCCGTGGCGATGGTCGGCGACGGCATCAACGATGCCGCGGCCTTGGCCGGAGCCGACCTCGGCATTGCGATGGGCTCGGGCACGGATGCGGCGATGGCGGCCTCGGACATCACGATGGTGAAGTCCGATCCGCGGCAGATCCCGCAGGCCATCCGGCTCTCGCGCAGGACACTCGGGCTCATCAAGGGCAATCTGTTCTGGGCCTTCGCCTACAACACGGCGGCGATTCCGCTCGCGGCCTTCGGACTGCTCAATCCGATGATCGCGGGAGCCGCGATGGCGTTCTCGTCGGTGTTCGTCGTCCTCAACAGCCTCCGCCTGCTCCGCTTCGAGTAGGGCGAGTCCTCCCTGCCCCCAGAAGTAGATTTCGAGGGGAGAGGAATGTCGGATTCGGTTGCGAAATCCGACATTCCCTTCCCTCGAAGATCACGTGGGTGGGAACGGGCCGGGAGCGGAGGAGCGAAAGCGCGTGCCTTACCGCAGAACCGGGAAGGACTGGTCCTTGTTCTGCGTGTCCTTGCGCATCACCCAGTTGAGGAAGCTCGCGAAGGCGGACACGATGACGAAGGCCGCGCCCGCGTAGATGAATGCGTAGCCGAAGGCGCGTTCGTCCTGCCACGCGCGGGTCACGATGAGCGCGAGGATGAGAGTGACGATTCCGCAGACGACGCCGACCTTGATCGCGTCCTTGTACGACACGGTGCTCGTGGGCTTGCCGCCTGAGGACTTCTTCTTCGGGGTGTTCGTTGGCGCCATGTCTCCATCCTAACGACCCCACCTGAGAACCGACCCATTCCGTGGCCTCCCCTGCCTTCTTCCTGCCGCCGCCTTCCCGCACCCTCGCCGAGGTTGCCCCAAGGCACCTTGAAGCTCCCCGACGCCGTCCGGCCGCAGGTCATGCGGGTGTGCTCCGACTCGCCTGTCGGCTGACCGGGTGGACTACGCGCCTGGAACAGGCAAAAATGAGTGTGTGTCCATCCCCTCTCGACACGCCTCCGGGGAGGCGTTGTGCCCAATTCGCGCCGGCCAGGCCCTGCCTGGTCGCGAACACTGCGCCGACACCCCTCGACTCAGCAGCAGCGCCGCCGCTCACCCACGCGCCGCTCGAACCCGCACCACCCACACAGCCACCAACACCCGCACCGCCGCTCACCCACCTGCAGCACTGCGGACCTTCGCCTCCGTCCTGCTCATCGCCGTCATGGTCCTCGCCGTCACCGCCTGCGGACCCGACCGGGGACTCAAGGCCTCCCCCGAGGGCCACCCCTCGCCGTCGCTCTTCGCCCCGGACAAGAAGGACTCCGGCCCGCCGGACGAGCCCTTCTCGCTCAAGCAGATCCGCGAACTCATCGTCGACTCCTCTGGAGTCGCGGTGACCGGGAGCGCCGCCGAGACGGCGAAGGTCGTCGCCGACTGTGACAAGTGCCTGAAGTTCTCCACCCCGTTCCTCAACGGCAAGAAGAAGTTCCAGCTCGTCACGGTGGCGAACCCGAAGCAGATGGACGAGACCATCGCCGGAGCAGTCATCAGCGAACACGACGGAGAACCTCGCCTCGAGCTCATCGCCACCGGCAATCAGCTCACGCTCAGCCCCGGCAAGAGGGGCACAGTGGTGGTGCAGGAGGCGATGTTCGCCGATGGGGACGATGCCTGCTGCCCGTCGGGATGGTCGGTGCAGGTCTTTCGCCTGCATGACGGTAGGTTTGAACCGGGTCAACGCCTCACGCGGCTTAATGGAGAAACGTAATGCATATTGTTCTGGTTGAAGATGACGAGGTCATCCGCGAAACGACCCAGATCGGGCTCGAACGCTTCGATTACACGGTCTCGGCCTTCGCCGACGGCCGCGAGGGGTACGAATTCGTCTCCGCCAACGGCGCCGACGTCCTGCTCCTCGACCTCATGCTGCCGACGATGAACGGCGCTTCCATCTGCCGTGCCGTGCGCGAACGCTCGACGATTCCGATCATCATCATCTCCGCCCGCTCCGACGCCATCGACATCGTCCAGGCCCTCGAAGCCGGCGCCGACGACTACCTGACCAAGCCTTTCGACATGCAGGTGCTCAACGCCCGCATCCGCGCCGTCGTCCGCCGCTTCATCACCACCGGCACCGACAAGCTCGGATACTCCCCCGCCCCCGAGGCGGCCGATGAGCACGAGACCGTGATCGGTCCCGGCGGCATGGTCACCGGCGACGGCATCCCCGAGGTCCTCGGTGCCAGCCCCGGGATGGACACGAGGGATCGACTGCGAGCGCAGCTCGAATCCGATGACACCTACCTCGGCGCGGGCGGGAAATTCACCACCGGCCCAGAGGCCGATGACGAAGAGGCCATCGGCGGTGACACCGGGGTTCCTCCGCGCCCGAGCGGGGCGCCGTCCGTGCAGTCGGGATCCGCCGAGGACGACGGACTCGGTCCGTTCCGCACCCGGCTGGGATCACTCGTCCTCGACACCGGACGGCTGACCGTCGAGATCGACGGCGAGGAAGTCCACCTCACCCCGACGGAGCTGCGGGTCCTCCTGCTGCTGACCGAACAGCCCGAGCACGTGTACTCCCGTGAGAAGATCGCGTTCACGGTCTGGGGGTACGAATGGGCCGGTGACTCCCGCGTCGTCGACGTCCACATCCAGCGCCTGCGGAAGAAGATCGGGGCGAACATGATCGAGACCGTGCGCGGATTCGGATACCGCTTCGCGGGCTGATCGCATGTCGCTGCGTTGGAAGATCTCCCTGCTCATCGTCGCCTCGGTGATCATCGCCGTCCTCTCCTGCTCGATCGTGCTGCGCCAGTCCGCGGCCCGGGCCGAGGACGACCGCATGCGCTCGACGGTGACCGAACAGCTGACGAACGCGACGAACATCTTCTCCGAGACGGGCGTGCTCACCCTCAACGCCCGCATCGACGACCCGCAGCTGCCCAAGGATGCGCGCGCCTCGGCGCTCAAGGGCCAGTCCGTGACGATCCGGTCGAAGGTCAACGGCGAGGAGATCGTGTGGGCGGCCGCTCCCATCGAGGTCGGCAAGTACACCCAGGTGATCTCCGTGCGGGCCTCGACGAAGGACAGCCAGGAGCTCATCGGCCGCATCGACCAGGCTCTGCTGGTGGGCATGATCGGTTCGGCACTCGTCGTCGGCGGCGTCGGCTCGATCGTCGCCGGGCGCATCTCCCGGCGACTGACCCTGGGCGCTCAAGCCGCCCGCAAGATCGCCGGCGGTGACACGTCGACGCGCATCGCCGACGTCATCGACGAATCCGACCAGGAGGTCTGGGCCTTCGCCACCGCGGTGGACACGGCCGTGGCCAGGCTGACCGAGCGCATCGACTCCGAGCAGCGCTTCACCGCCGACCTCGCGCACGAGATGCGCACCCCACTGACCGGCCTGGTCAACGCGGCGAATCTGCTCGAAGAGGACTCCCGCCCGGCCGAGCTCGTCAAGGACCGGGTCCAGCGCATGCAGATCCTCGTCGAGGATCTCCTCGAGGTCTCCCGTCTCGACGCGGGACGGGCGAACCCCGAGTTCACCCGCGTCGACGTCGACCAGGCGATCCGGTCGCTGCTGGTCACGATGGAGGCCTCCGGGGCCCTGGCCGGGCACTCCATCGACACTCACCTGGCGGCCCTCAACTCGACCCTGGTCACCGATGTCCGCCGTTTCGAGCGCATCATCTCGAATCTGCTCGTCAACGCCATCAAGCACGGCGGCGACCCGATCCGCCTGGAGACGAGCACTCGCAGCATCATCGTCACCGACTCCGGCTCCGGATACCCGCCCGACATCGTCAACACCGGCCCGACCCGCTTCGTCTCCGCCGGCGGAGGCGGTATGGGCCTCGGCCTCGTCATCGCCCAGGGCCAGGCCCGCCTGCTCGGCATCACCCTGGTCTTCAGCAATGATCCCGTCACTGGCGGCGCCCGCACCGAGGCGATCTTCCCCGACGAAGACGCCCAGGACCGCGCCCTCGAACAGTACATGGAGAGCAAGACCGAATAACCTCGCCGAGGCGGCCCTCCCTTATCGCAATCGCTCACCCGGGGCGGCGCCACCCTCGCGGCACCGACCTATGCTCGGACTCTGACCGTGAGCGCGAACAGCCGCGGCTCCGACACGCACACGTGTGTCTCGTCACTTAAATATGACAGTTTGTAAATATGACCGTTACACTTTTGTGATGTTGTGTTGAAGCGGTCGGGACGTCCGGC includes the following:
- a CDS encoding MOSC domain-containing protein yields the protein MRVASLFRFPVKGFPAEELTAARVVKGRGIRGDRVAAFTNGSLDIPDDTWHSYSAFTVLKNDTELQRWRVSVSLAEAVEPEAVTVTLTDPHGESTTFATDDREGRATSAEFLSARIPPQGDFPRALAVADQGMFDSRKSGISIINPATVAAIADTDEGRAALGLASNSADPAGAPTGPTGTAALGLAAHGRTDLDPLRFRGNVLVEGLEPFEEFALIGQVVRLGGVRLAIRSTIERCPATTVNPSTADVDVNVPRVLNSACGHLHCGIYGQILDTGDVSVGDEITVEGPAPRELIKVARTPRFMTVTGKRQICNDIVEVALRDDLGWIREFDEPGTNLRVHLDLGAPFWRTYTITDVDDDIVRIAVRTQGKGSRAVAALEAGQSVLTSGPHGTMTASRVFGGTTALVTAGIGITPSLGLLRGDGLTDLPATDRIRLFHVDRDHRTACLWNRLQDRARAGAVPVETHHRDTATAGRPSHRDLVDWVAGCDNVMVCGPRDFTAAVLAAADEAGVPAVHQETFASPNTGMSEVIAGCSPAEVTLENSGTSFVWEPKVGTLLESLEARGFRSPSSCRGGSCGTCAVSLAAGSVLYPVEPAARIDDDEVLVCSAVPAGPISLVL
- a CDS encoding metal-sensitive transcriptional regulator, encoding MTEHHGYTPQKDALARRMKRIEGQVRGIGKMIDDDKYCIDILTQISAATAALHAVSINLLEEHIAHCVVDAASSGDDEAARKKIEEASAAIARLVKS
- a CDS encoding heavy-metal-associated domain-containing protein, with product MTTTTITVSGMTCGHCEAAVKEELGALGGVTDVAVDLNPGGESPVTITSAAGLDDAAIRAAVDEAGYEVK
- a CDS encoding heavy metal translocating P-type ATPase; the encoded protein is MSREVDLDITGMTCASCSARIEKKLSRLDGVTAEVNLPLETAHVVIDSDLGDDDITATVAKAGYGATVRERSGAGGGGVSGGSDGSGSASGSDDSGGSGGSGPEVVDYDPRHLRPRFVGSLILAVPIVAISMVMSWHFAGWQWVAAVLALPVVTWGAWPFHTAAFKAARGGSTTMDTLVSVGIIVASGYSYVTLGRALAEGYGWNVPEHFHVWFEAAAAITVFLLIGKLTEDRATTRATAALKALLDLGAKSATVLRDGDTRTEVEVPIDRLRVGDVFLVRPGEKIATDGDVLTGHSAVDESMLTGESVPVEVAPGDSVTGATINTSGVLEVRATRVGADTTLAAMADLVSRAQTGKPAVQRLADRISAVFVPIVFGIAVLTLLIWGLATGEWAMGLHAALTVLIIACPCALGLATPTARAVSSGRGSQLGILVSGPEALESTRSIDTVVLDKTGTLTTGVMSLTGTELSARDFATLAQLESRSEHPIARAIVDAAPVDLGAGADLVASAGLGTGEPDDPVRYDASDPAASATASESSALPSSEGISLTDFENIPGGGLRATIDGAEVLAGRPDLLRERGITVDCATESVPRGATIIALAIDGEFRGLSFVADEARPSGADAIAELHSLGLDTVLLTGDNAQAAEVVAESLGIDEVRADVRPDGKVSAIAELQQRGRAVAMVGDGINDAAALAGADLGIAMGSGTDAAMAASDITMVKSDPRQIPQAIRLSRRTLGLIKGNLFWAFAYNTAAIPLAAFGLLNPMIAGAAMAFSSVFVVLNSLRLLRFE
- a CDS encoding response regulator transcription factor — protein: MHIVLVEDDEVIRETTQIGLERFDYTVSAFADGREGYEFVSANGADVLLLDLMLPTMNGASICRAVRERSTIPIIIISARSDAIDIVQALEAGADDYLTKPFDMQVLNARIRAVVRRFITTGTDKLGYSPAPEAADEHETVIGPGGMVTGDGIPEVLGASPGMDTRDRLRAQLESDDTYLGAGGKFTTGPEADDEEAIGGDTGVPPRPSGAPSVQSGSAEDDGLGPFRTRLGSLVLDTGRLTVEIDGEEVHLTPTELRVLLLLTEQPEHVYSREKIAFTVWGYEWAGDSRVVDVHIQRLRKKIGANMIETVRGFGYRFAG
- a CDS encoding sensor histidine kinase → MSLRWKISLLIVASVIIAVLSCSIVLRQSAARAEDDRMRSTVTEQLTNATNIFSETGVLTLNARIDDPQLPKDARASALKGQSVTIRSKVNGEEIVWAAAPIEVGKYTQVISVRASTKDSQELIGRIDQALLVGMIGSALVVGGVGSIVAGRISRRLTLGAQAARKIAGGDTSTRIADVIDESDQEVWAFATAVDTAVARLTERIDSEQRFTADLAHEMRTPLTGLVNAANLLEEDSRPAELVKDRVQRMQILVEDLLEVSRLDAGRANPEFTRVDVDQAIRSLLVTMEASGALAGHSIDTHLAALNSTLVTDVRRFERIISNLLVNAIKHGGDPIRLETSTRSIIVTDSGSGYPPDIVNTGPTRFVSAGGGGMGLGLVIAQGQARLLGITLVFSNDPVTGGARTEAIFPDEDAQDRALEQYMESKTE